A part of Corvus cornix cornix isolate S_Up_H32 chromosome Z, ASM73873v5, whole genome shotgun sequence genomic DNA contains:
- the LOC120411464 gene encoding protein VASP homolog encodes MPLPSSAAPSPPPPGPIPAPQPPPPGSPDTAQPYPSAAPPYPSAQRSLASQATSREGTGSNDAAPVAGETESPSAGADALNLTQVNPEKQPDLFAMSPRVPPASDGDLATQKEKTSSKSLSVLPSESKNPPKCSDYSQLTDWHEIRLQIYKDESLNLLAKPVIASQQPDSPKTWAPIPTLEIKELKRAVRYSGICSPYLKQLLKSTLKGTHQTLKRILSQQKGGKAQATPQRRLNKALYVYNFLNSSAEEPDPPIFRHFLNNKKAKLKEHPPVLIKNLESGKIERPYDLIMWGKGFACLSTGEGTKWIPAKNVKLYHTSKPAVGSTPASDPASGS; translated from the coding sequence ATGCCACTCCCGAGCTCTGCCGCGCCATCACCGCCCCCGCCGGGCCCCATCCCCGCGCCGCAGCCGCCCCCACCGGGGTCCCCCGACACCGCGCAGCCGTATCCCTCCGCCGCCCCGCCGTATCCCTCCGCGCAGCGCAGCCTCGCCTCACAAGCCACGAGCAGGGAGGGAACGGGGAGCAATGATGCAGCTCCAGTGGCAGGGGAGACGGAGAGCCCCTCTGCCGGAGCTGATGCTTTAAATCTAACACAAGTAAACCCTGAAAAGCAGCCAGATTTGTTTGCAATGAGCCCCAGAGTCCCGCCAGCGAGCGATGGGGATCTTGCAACCCAGAAAGAGAAAACGAGTTCCAAGAGTTTGTCAGTGCTACCTTCTGAATCAAAAAATCCTCCAAAGTGCTCAGATTATTCTCAATTAACAGATTGGCATGAAATAAGACTCCAAATCTATAAAGATGAAAGTCTTAATCTATTAGCTAAGCCTGTGATAGCTAGCCAACAGCCTGACAGTCCTAAAACGTGGGCTCCCATCCCCACTCTCGAAATTAAAGAACTAAAAAGGGCTGTAAGATACAGTGGCATTTGCTCACCGTATCTTAAACAACTGCTAAAAAGTACTCTAAAAGGAACACATCAAACTTTAAAACGCATTTTAAGTCaacagaaagggggaaaagccCAGGCTACACCTCAAAGAAGGTTGAATAAAGCCTTGTATGTTTATAATTTcttgaacagctctgcagaagagccTGATCCCCCcattttcagacatttcttaaacaacaaaaaagcaaaactgaaagagcaCCCCccagttttaattaagaatctagaatcaggaaaaatagaaagacCATATGATCTTATAATGTGGGGAAAGGGATTTGCATGTCTCTCCACAGGTGAAGGAACCAAGTGGATTCCAGCAAAGAACGTGAAGCTGTACCACACATCAAAGCCCGCTGTCGGTTCCACTCCAGCCAGTGACCCCGCGAGTGGAAGCTGA